The proteins below are encoded in one region of Anaerosporomusa subterranea:
- a CDS encoding NADP-dependent malic enzyme, producing MTILEKAISLRKKHKGMLEVAAKATLANREDLSVIYTPGVAEPCKLIKQDKDLSFDLTCRGNMVAVVTDGTRVLGLGDIGPEAALPVMEGKSVLFKVFGDVDAVPICLDTKDPAKIIETVRLLQPTFAGINLEDLSSPKCYDIEDELKKIMDIPVFHDDQHGTAIAAVSALIGALRFVKKDIKTAKIVVNGAGAAGSAIGRLIVSAGAQNLIMVDVNGALYDGMPGLNRIQEQLAKNSNKNQQKGNLVEIAKGADALLGVSGPGLFTKEIIASMGKDAIVFGMANPVPETNYQDAKAAGAKVVGTGRSDSPNQVNNVTVFPGVFRGAIDVRAKQINEEMKVAATYAIADLIRPEELREDYIVVDAFDPRVAPAVAAAVAKAAMETGVARIQVDPETVRANTAARIKRNQER from the coding sequence ATGACTATTTTAGAAAAGGCCATTTCTTTACGCAAGAAACATAAAGGAATGCTGGAGGTAGCAGCGAAGGCTACACTAGCTAACCGCGAAGATCTTAGTGTAATCTATACCCCTGGCGTCGCCGAACCCTGCAAGTTAATCAAACAAGACAAAGACCTTTCCTTTGATCTGACTTGCCGTGGCAATATGGTGGCTGTCGTAACCGATGGCACTCGCGTTTTAGGTTTAGGAGACATCGGCCCGGAAGCAGCTTTACCAGTTATGGAAGGCAAATCTGTGCTATTTAAGGTTTTTGGTGACGTTGATGCAGTACCAATTTGTCTGGACACCAAAGATCCAGCAAAAATTATCGAAACTGTTCGTCTGCTGCAGCCGACGTTTGCCGGCATTAACCTGGAAGACCTCTCTTCGCCAAAATGCTATGATATCGAAGACGAACTTAAAAAGATCATGGACATTCCGGTATTCCACGATGATCAGCATGGAACCGCCATCGCTGCAGTTTCTGCCTTGATTGGGGCACTGCGTTTTGTTAAAAAAGATATCAAGACTGCGAAAATCGTCGTCAACGGTGCCGGTGCGGCAGGCAGTGCCATTGGTCGTTTGATCGTTAGCGCCGGCGCCCAGAATTTAATTATGGTTGATGTTAACGGTGCGCTATATGATGGAATGCCAGGACTCAATCGTATCCAAGAACAACTAGCGAAAAACTCGAATAAGAATCAGCAAAAAGGCAACCTAGTTGAAATTGCTAAAGGCGCCGATGCCCTGCTTGGCGTATCAGGCCCCGGACTGTTTACCAAAGAGATCATTGCTTCGATGGGTAAGGATGCTATCGTTTTTGGCATGGCGAACCCTGTACCGGAGACTAACTATCAGGATGCCAAAGCCGCAGGCGCTAAAGTTGTCGGTACTGGCCGCTCCGACTCTCCAAATCAGGTAAATAATGTAACTGTTTTCCCAGGCGTGTTCCGCGGCGCAATCGATGTGCGAGCTAAGCAAATTAATGAAGAAATGAAGGTTGCTGCTACCTACGCCATCGCTGATTTGATTCGTCCGGAAGAATTACGTGAAGACTACATAGTTGTTGACGCATTTGATCCGCGTGTTGCCCCTGCGGTTGCCGCCGCTGTTGCCAAGGCAGCGATGGAAACCGGCGTCGCCCGCATCCAGGTTGATCCCGAGACCGTACGGGCCAACACTGCTGCCCGTATTAAACGTAACCAGGAACGTTAA
- a CDS encoding tyrosine-type recombinase/integrase, whose protein sequence is MTVLIFSTTGQGLSLKKPKTETSKRIIAVPGSVMDLLKQHKAQQAARQLKLANKWRPSLKQEEGTAPIDKEEERKTEHIFTAWNGEVMHPDTFNNWLTKFTTANKLPHISPHAFRHMSATFALVQGVNLKSVSSRLGHSKPSTTSDIYSHALKRVDRDIADRMETFITAAKQQTDTQKGQA, encoded by the coding sequence GTGACGGTCTTGATTTTTTCTACGACTGGTCAAGGTCTTTCCCTCAAAAAGCCTAAGACAGAAACGTCAAAGCGAATAATAGCTGTCCCTGGTTCGGTCATGGACTTACTTAAGCAGCACAAAGCACAGCAAGCTGCAAGACAGCTTAAGCTAGCTAATAAATGGCGGCCATCACTTAAACAAGAAGAAGGCACAGCACCCATAGACAAAGAAGAAGAGCGAAAAACTGAGCACATATTCACAGCTTGGAACGGCGAAGTCATGCACCCTGATACCTTCAATAATTGGTTAACGAAGTTCACCACTGCTAATAAATTACCCCATATCAGTCCACACGCTTTCAGGCATATGAGCGCGACCTTTGCCCTTGTCCAGGGTGTCAACCTGAAAAGCGTATCCTCGCGGCTAGGCCATAGCAAACCTAGCACAACAAGCGATATTTACAGCCACGCTTTGAAGCGTGTAGACCGCGACATTGCCGACAGGATGGAAACTTTCATTACGGCCGCAAAGCAGCAGACAGACACACAAAAAGGGCAGGCATAA
- a CDS encoding XTP/dITP diphosphatase yields MCKLTVASKNRGKIAEIKAAFTGLPFSVIPVSDCGDFSEPEETGETFAANAELKARYYAEATKTICLADDSGLEVDALNGAPGVYSARFAGPAATDADNNAKLLKLLTGLGSEQRTARFRCVLVYYDPLGDLLTAEGTCEGIILETPRGDGGFGYDPLFYIPELGKTLAEMTLAEKNAVSHRGAALRDLAKVLKQKL; encoded by the coding sequence ATGTGCAAGCTAACTGTGGCTAGCAAAAATCGGGGCAAAATTGCAGAAATCAAGGCTGCATTTACAGGATTGCCGTTTTCGGTCATACCGGTAAGTGACTGCGGCGATTTTTCAGAACCGGAGGAAACCGGCGAAACCTTTGCCGCCAATGCCGAACTAAAGGCGCGTTATTACGCAGAGGCAACAAAAACGATTTGCTTGGCAGATGATTCAGGGCTTGAGGTGGATGCGCTAAACGGTGCGCCAGGAGTATACTCAGCCCGCTTTGCCGGTCCGGCGGCGACAGATGCTGACAACAATGCTAAACTGCTGAAGCTTTTGACCGGACTCGGTTCAGAACAGCGGACAGCTCGCTTTCGCTGTGTTCTCGTTTACTACGATCCACTAGGAGACCTGCTGACTGCAGAAGGGACCTGCGAAGGGATTATTTTAGAGACACCGCGTGGTGACGGCGGCTTTGGATATGACCCGCTGTTTTATATACCGGAGCTTGGCAAAACATTAGCTGAAATGACGCTAGCCGAGAAAAACGCGGTCAGCCATCGCGGCGCCGCGTTGCGGGACTTAGCTAAGGTGTTGAAGCAAAAACTATGA
- a CDS encoding metallophosphoesterase family protein yields the protein MKIGVISDTHGDRRSIERAVARVGTTDFWLHAGDHGQDSRSLVELTGLPVVSVTGNCDGRTEAKPDEFLEFEGYRIWLTHGHRNHVREGHADLLFWARKYEVQAVIYGHTHIPEVHWEQDLLIFNPGSASRPRGGFPASCGLLIVSSQIITPQLIEL from the coding sequence ATGAAAATTGGTGTCATCAGCGATACCCATGGCGACCGCCGTTCCATTGAGCGTGCAGTAGCCCGGGTAGGAACAACAGATTTCTGGCTGCATGCAGGCGATCATGGTCAGGACAGCCGGAGTTTGGTAGAGTTGACTGGATTGCCAGTTGTTTCAGTCACCGGTAACTGTGATGGACGTACTGAGGCGAAGCCTGATGAATTTCTCGAATTCGAAGGTTACCGAATTTGGTTGACCCACGGTCATCGTAATCATGTTCGGGAAGGACACGCTGATTTGCTGTTTTGGGCGAGAAAATATGAAGTACAGGCCGTGATTTACGGGCATACTCATATTCCGGAAGTTCATTGGGAGCAAGACCTGCTGATCTTCAACCCAGGCAGCGCCAGTCGCCCCCGCGGCGGCTTTCCGGCCAGTTGTGGCCTGCTCATTGTATCGTCACAGATAATTACTCCCCAGCTTATTGAATTATAG
- the rph gene encoding ribonuclease PH, protein MARFDGRANDQMRTVSIQRNYLKYPEGSVLVSFGDTKVICTATVEEKVPHFLKGSGEGWVTAEYSLLPRSTQSRNPREAAKGKVTGRTQEIQRLIGRSLRGVCNMKALGERTILIDCDVIQADGGTRTASITGAFVALVDAVSRFHTLGQPFPVIDFLAAISVGVIDDHVLLDLCYEEDSRAGVDLNLVMTGSGQYIEVQGTGEKSSYSRQQLDGMLAAGETGINQLIEYQKEVLGETAWKIGRAD, encoded by the coding sequence AAATACCCAGAGGGCTCTGTGCTAGTTAGCTTTGGCGATACCAAGGTGATTTGTACCGCGACAGTGGAAGAAAAAGTACCACACTTTCTTAAGGGATCGGGTGAAGGCTGGGTAACTGCTGAATACTCTCTCCTGCCGCGTTCAACACAAAGCCGAAACCCACGTGAGGCCGCTAAAGGCAAGGTGACTGGGAGAACCCAGGAAATACAGCGGCTGATCGGTCGCTCTCTGCGCGGCGTATGCAATATGAAGGCTTTGGGCGAACGTACGATCCTGATCGACTGTGACGTTATCCAGGCAGACGGCGGCACCCGCACAGCTTCGATAACCGGCGCTTTCGTCGCTTTAGTGGATGCTGTATCGCGCTTTCATACTCTCGGACAGCCCTTTCCCGTTATCGACTTTCTCGCCGCTATCAGTGTTGGCGTGATCGACGATCATGTGCTGCTTGATCTCTGCTATGAAGAAGATTCGCGGGCAGGCGTTGACCTCAACTTAGTCATGACGGGCTCTGGACAGTATATCGAAGTCCAAGGCACTGGTGAGAAGTCTTCGTATTCCCGCCAACAGTTGGATGGGATGCTGGCGGCAGGAGAAACCGGTATTAACCAGTTGATTGAATATCAAAAAGAAGTGTTAGGTGAAACCGCATGGAAAATTGGCAGAGCAGATTAG